A genomic segment from Schistocerca piceifrons isolate TAMUIC-IGC-003096 chromosome 4, iqSchPice1.1, whole genome shotgun sequence encodes:
- the LOC124795492 gene encoding speckle-type POZ protein B-like: MSTDLSPLSADNIPPSPTLAAGEDTVCDLGSVRFGTDKVVCSWTILDYNNWPQGVDEVKSPKFWHCSSSEWCMVLSKERGAWYLCFQLLSSQKDATVRARLKASLVSSRGKKYEVYPSEFVCLDAPKKTVWRCVSGCFEAENGFNNVLKFLGEVSTPCVITEPYRSVALQRPRRSVTDDLAALLESGQLSDVKLWAGDTEFQAHRAVLCARSPVFSAMLRHDTQEARTGSVHVKDVEADVLSEVLRFIYTDSTPLLEKMADRLLVAADKYDLPQLKELCEVELAKNLTVDNAAATAVIALSHSCDVLKRSVISFVKRHLVPIMGSEGWATAVSNHAEIVVEMSRLVAEEPVG, encoded by the coding sequence ATGAGTACGGACTTGTCTCCTTTGTCTGCTGACAACATCCCACCATCTCCGACGCTGGCCGCAGGCGAGGACACAGTCTGCGACTTGGGCAGCGTGAGGTTCGGAACCGACAAAGTCGTCTGCAGCTGGACCATCTTGGACTACAACAATTGGCCTCAAGGGGTGGACGAAGTGAAGTCACCCAAGTTCTGGCACTGCAGTTCCAGCGAGTGGTGTATGGTGCTGTCGAAAGAGAGAGGCGCCTGGTACCTCTGCTTCCAGCTGCTGTCTTCTCAGAAAGACGCTACCGTGCGAGCGAGGCTAAAAGCGTCGCTAGTTTCGAGCAGGGGTAAAAAGTACGAGGTTTACCCGTCGGAATTCGTCTGTCTCGATGCCCCGAAGAAGACGGTGTGGAGGTGCGTGAGTGGTTGCTTCGAAGCGGAGAACGGCTTCAATAACGTGCTGAAGTTCCTGGGAGAGGTGAGCACGCCGTGCGTGATAACAGAGCCGTACCGCAGCGTTGCCCTGCAGAGGCCTCGGCGCAGCGTCACAGACGACCTGGCAGCGCTGCTGGAGTCGGGCCAGCTGTCTGACGTGAAGCTGTGGGCGGGTGACACCGAGTTCCAAGCGCACAGGGCCGTGCTGTGCGCGCGCAGCCCCGTCTTCTCCGCCATGCTGCGGCATGACACCCAGGAGGCCCGCACGGGCAGCGTCCACGTCAAGGATGTCGAGGCGGACGTCCTGAGTGAGGTCCTGCGGTTCATCTACACCGACAGCACCCCTCTCCTGGAGAAGATGGCTGACAGGCTGCTGGTGGCGGCTGATAAATACGATTTGCCCCAACTGAAGGAACTCTGCGAGGTGGAGTTGGCCAAGAACCTCACCGTGGACAACGCTGCCGCTACCGCTGTCATCGCCTTGAGCCACTCTTGCGACGTCCTCAAGCGGTCGGTCATCAGCTTCGTGAAGCGCCATCTCGTACCCATCATGGGCAGCGAAGGCTGGGCGACAGCTGTTAGCAATCACGCCGAAATCGTCGTCGAGATGAGCCGTTTGGTAGCAGAAGAGCCTGTTGGTTAA